CCTTTATCAGCTATTGAAAATTTAACTGCTACAACTCTAAGAAATATTATAGGGGATATGACAGTTGATGAAACTTTAACATCAAGAGATATTATTAATACTAAAATGCGTCAAGAACTTGATGATGCAACTGACCCTTGGGGAATAAAAGTAAACAGAGTTGAATTAAAATCTATACTTCCTCCAAATGATATCAGAGTTGCAATGGAAAAAGAAATGAAAGCTGAAAGAGAAAAGAGAGCAAAAATTCTTGAAGCACAAGCTACAAGAGAATCTGCTATTCTTGTTGCAGAAGGAGAAAAACAATCTGCAATATTGAGAGCTGAAGCTGAAAAAGAAGTTAAAATTAAAGAAGCAGAAGGTAAAGCACAAGCTATTCTTGAAGTACAAAAAGCTGAAGCTGAAGCTATTAAAGTTTTAAATGAAGCTAAACCAACAAAAGAAATTTTGGCATTAAAATCTTTCACTACATTTGAAAAAGTTGCTGATGGAAAATCTACAAAGATTCTTATTCCTAGTGAAATTCAAAATTTGGCTGGATTTATACAAGCTATTAAAGAAATTAAATAAAAGATTAAGAAACTCCAATATTTCAGAGAATTTTTTGAGAATAATAACTTAAAAAATTCTCTTTTTTATTTATTAAATAATAAAAAATAATAAAGAAGATTAATATAATAGATAAAATTTCTTCAACTTTCTATTATACTAATCTTCTTACTTTATTGTTTACAACTAATTTTAATCTGTTTTCCACAAAATGCTATTCCTAAGTATGTTATCTCTTTTGTCCCATTTTGTTTCAATGATATATCATATTTCTTAGCTTCTATCTGTTCTAATGCTTCTTTTGATACTTCTTCTAATTTTTCCACACTATCTGTTGACTTAAATTCCATTATAAAGGCTCTCTTGTTTTTATTCTTTGGCTCTACTGAAAAATCATATCTTCCTAAGCCACTTTCTATATTGGATTTTGTTATATATTCTCCTTCTAAATATAGTCCCATTCCCATTATTAATCCATGGTAGAATGCTTCATTACCTTTCTTAGTATCATTATAACTAACAGAAGTTAATAATACCTCTTGTAGTTTTTCTTCATATTCATCTATCCTATTTTCTATTAAGGCTTCCATTAAGTCCGATAACTTATTTCCTCTTCCAAAATATCTTTCAAAAAATGTTTTTCTATATAAAGTTCTCACTTCTTTATTCGGCAATCTTAATATATAGTTATCTTCATCCACTTTTTCTTCTATTGTTAAATAGCCACTAAATAATAATAGTTCCCATAACTCATTCTCATCTAATAGTTTTGATAAATCTGATGTACCTGATATATTTTGCCTTAATCCTTCTCCATTAAACAATCTTTCTAAGGCTCTTACTGTATCCTTTGTTATTTTCTTTAATACATCATTTATTAAATCATTTCCTGATGTATCTACCCAATAAGCTCTTAATTCTTTAAATCTTAAAAAATTTATTATACTCCAAGGATTATACACTTCACTATCTCCAAACTTATATCCATCATACCAATCTTTTACTTTTGATATTTCAGCTTCAATTCCATAGTCTTTAAGACTTTTCTCTACCTCCTCTTCTGTTAATCCATAGCTATCTGTATAGACATCACTTAATATTGTATAAGTACTTAAATTATTTAAGTCTGAAAATATTCCAGCCTTTATTACTCTTATTATTCCAGTTAAAATCCCCATTTGTAAATAACTATTATCTTTTAGCACTATACTATAAAAAGTTTTAAAGAAATCTTTTGCTTTATTATAATATCCATTTATATAGGCTGATACCAATGGACTATCATATTCATCTATCAATACCACTACTTTTTGACTATATTTCTTATATAAACTTTCTGTTAAAAATTTTAATGCCTCCTTTAAATCTTCTATATTGGTATTTTTCATAATAATATTTTCAAATATAATAGTGTCAAATTTATC
This Fusobacterium animalis 7_1 DNA region includes the following protein-coding sequences:
- a CDS encoding SPFH domain-containing protein, with amino-acid sequence MFFIPFFVLLIILIAIVMLKAVKIVPESQVYIVEKLGKYYQSLSSGLSFINPFFDRVSRVVSLKEQVVDFDPQAVITKDNATMQIDTVVYFQITDPKLYTYGVERPLSAIENLTATTLRNIIGDMTVDETLTSRDIINTKMRQELDDATDPWGIKVNRVELKSILPPNDIRVAMEKEMKAEREKRAKILEAQATRESAILVAEGEKQSAILRAEAEKEVKIKEAEGKAQAILEVQKAEAEAIKVLNEAKPTKEILALKSFTTFEKVADGKSTKILIPSEIQNLAGFIQAIKEIK
- a CDS encoding AAA family ATPase, with amino-acid sequence MKRIGIGLSDFKHLIEEDFYYYDKTKFIDEIIKDGAQVKLFTRPRRFGKTLNMSMLKYFFDIKEAEENRKLFKNLYIEKTESFKEQGQYPVIFLSLKDLKATTWEEMKKGIKSTISRLFLDHRYLLNDLDKFDTIIFENIIMKNTNIEDLKEALKFLTESLYKKYSQKVVVLIDEYDSPLVSAYINGYYNKAKDFFKTFYSIVLKDNSYLQMGILTGIIRVIKAGIFSDLNNLSTYTILSDVYTDSYGLTEEEVEKSLKDYGIEAEISKVKDWYDGYKFGDSEVYNPWSIINFLRFKELRAYWVDTSGNDLINDVLKKITKDTVRALERLFNGEGLRQNISGTSDLSKLLDENELWELLLFSGYLTIEEKVDEDNYILRLPNKEVRTLYRKTFFERYFGRGNKLSDLMEALIENRIDEYEEKLQEVLLTSVSYNDTKKGNEAFYHGLIMGMGLYLEGEYITKSNIESGLGRYDFSVEPKNKNKRAFIMEFKSTDSVEKLEEVSKEALEQIEAKKYDISLKQNGTKEITYLGIAFCGKQIKISCKQ